The region TTGTCTCTTCAAGTGAAGCTTAGTTCACAAAGCTCTTCAAGTGAAGCTTAGTTCTCAAAGCTTTTGTTCTCAAAGAGGTGTCAGAATTAGAAGATACATCAGAAGAGCattgaaatgaagaagatgcAGATGGAGATGATTTATGATAAACTTCTCttgaataattttttagatACTCTCCAAACAAAGATTTCATATAATCATACACTCATTTGCTTACTTTCTTTCCTACTTCCTCCCCAAATAGCTCTTCAGCCCCAAAGCTAACATACACAAACTTATTACGAGGATCCAACACGgaagcaataaaaatcattttgttcatcttttCAGGATCACCCCATACTTTTTAAACTTTTCTCTCATCCGCTCAGCCATTTTACTCAAATTAAGATCTTCACTTGCTAAACACACTTTCAAATGTACATCAAGCTCACATATATCCTCAAAATGAACATTAGAAGTAACATAATGTGAACCTGAAACCTTTACGGTGAGCTCGTGAaatctttcaagaaactttatCACATTCCTTACATTCACCCAATCATCACATACGAGAGGACCTGCAACACTTCCATCTTCAAAAACATGAGTAGAAAGATAATTATTAAAATTCTCATAAAAAAGAACAAACCTATGAAAGGCCTTCTCAAAGTTTTGTGTCGTATCCAACATCAAGTAGGTGGAATTCCACCTAGTAGGTACATCTAGCTCTAATGTTTTAGAATATTCCACCCTTTGAACTTTCCAACATTTGTTAAAGTGACTTCCTCTTGCCGAAGATGATCTAACATACCTCACCATTTGCCTAACACGTTTGACAGAAGCATCAATTTCCTTCAAACCTTCTTGCACAATTAGATTAAGTATGTGTGCCATACATCTCACGTGAAGATGCTTACCATCTATTATATTAGTTCCTCACATATTTAACTGTTTAGACAATTCTCTAACTGTAACATCGTTGGAAGAAGCATTATGAACAGTAACAGAAAAAACCTTATCCAAGTTCCAATAAAGCAAACAATTACTAATAGCCTCTGCCATATGCTCACCCTTATGACTAGTGATAGGGCAAAAATTCAGTATTTTTTTATGCAAATCCAATCTTTATCAATATAGTGAGCAGtcaaacacatataattaaCTCCTTGCAACGATGTCCATGTGTTAGTGGTAAGGCAAATTTTGATTTTGCTTCTCTAAAATTCTTCGTCAAATCTTGTCTCAATTCGCCGTAAAGTTCATAACAATCCCTTGTTATTGTTCTACGGGAAGGAACTTGAAATAAAGGTTGGGCTACATTCATAAACTTATTGATGCCTTCCTTTTCTACAAAGCTAAATGGCAGTTCATCCGTAATTATCATCTCAACTAAAGCCCTCCTAATTAATTGTTGATCAAATTCCCAAAGCGGCTCATCCTTAGATGcaaaatttatctttttctgAGTGCAagtttcaatcttggttttatATACTGCGCACCTCAAAGTTATATGTTGTCTCAATCCCGTTGTCCCATTTATAGTTGTATTAGCGGcataaatatttttacaatgTCTACACCTCACTTTACTAATACCATTTACAACGACCCTATCAAAATGATCCTAAATCGTTGATCTAGatcttatttcttttctttttctttgttaccTGGGTCTGGGTGTCAAGTGAGTTGTCATTGCTATCATCTGTATTAGGTACGCTATCAGTTGAGCTGGCCGCACTTAGTCTAGTTTCATCCGCCAtctatgaaaaattaaaaagaaaaactataaGATAGAGCTctataacaatagttaccagtttcaaaaaaaaaaataaaaatagagctCTATAGGAGTAGAGCGACAACAAACACTCAACAAAACCAAACAAGAATCAGCAAATATGCAGTTATGCACCTAAAGAAAATCTAGTAGTTCTCCAAAACTGCAAGAACAGatgttatcttcttcttttcttaacAATTCTAAAGATACCCActgataatttaagaaaatttaacacCCCATAATAAAGATTCAAACtttactaaaaagaaaaagaatttaaaacaaATCCAACCCAATGCAAATTCAGTGATTCTTTATCCAAAACTAGCTAGGGTTCggtgaaaaaagaaattaaggttCAAACTTATGAAAAGGAAAGAACAATCAAATTGAGAACTTATAAGGAGAAAATGAAATTACCttaattaagaaattaagaagTGAGGAAGAAAGTGAACTCCCACCGCCGCTGGTGCCTGAGAGACCGCCGCTGGTGCCTGAAAGACCGGTTTGTGAGGACTGTGAAGGTGAGGAGTCGGACAGAGCCACAGAGGAGAGGAGAGGAAATGAAGTTAGGGCTTAGGATATATTAATTTGGGCCTGAGAGAGTGGAGTGGGCTGAGTGATCTGAGGGTTGTAAATATTATGTAGTAAattttcggtttaaccgaatACCGAAGAACCGGTGAACCGAAACCGAACAACGAACTGAACACCGAATTTGTTATTAAAAtaatcgaaaccgaaccgaaatatCGAAAAatcgaattaattcggttcggttcgattttgcGGTTTTCGAtgtttatgcccacccctacaATATTGTCACTTGgactttattttttgcttcaatttagaaatattgtataatagttatttttctttattttaaggAGGATAACACTCTTTAACTACCTATAAATAGTGATGTACTCTTCCATTTTGAGTTATTGCAATGACTTATTATCCATTCTCTCTAGTTTCGCTGATTTTCTAATCATGGTATCAGACCCTCCATCTATTCTAATAGATATGTGAATTCactggaaaaaaattattttaaacctAAAACTATTTTCAACCTACACCTACTTTTAACCTAATTCTTCAACCACAAAAAGTATTAATATCTCTTTGGATGTCCCACAAATCTTAGCTGATGAAAACCATCATATTTGGACAGTAAAGATGAAGTTTTATCTTGCAATCGAGGATCTATGAGATGTTGTAATGGAAGATTGTAATAACGGATGATTACCTTATGACTTAAGATACCTTATTATTGTTGATTTCTATTTTAGTAGTTCTTAATTTTTAGGAATTTGTTGCAACTCCCTCCTCATATTTAGGCTCTATATTAGTAGTCATTATCTTTTTCaagtttatctttatttatctttatttatataGGTAACAAtttattctcattttctttccttatggtatcagagcaacaCTAGACTCCACGAGTTAATTATCTGATTTTGCTTACTCACCTAAGCACTCAAATCGCCCATAATATTTTTGTAACTAATGTTGATGGAGTCAACAATGCCACTACTATTGTCCAATTTAATCTTGTTACACAACTGCTCATAAAATTTAATTGACAGTCATGATTTCTCCCTATGAAAAGCTCAAGTATCAATGCTTATGCGTGGTCACGATCTCTATGGACATCTCGATGGATCCATCCCTGCCCCTACTTGAGCTCGCACCCTTAAAACAATCAAGAAGTCGATAACATTGAGCTCGTTCCGTGGTATGTCAAAATTGATTAATTCAAAATTGTTATCTTGGCCTCTATTGATCCTACACTTGCCCCCACTTTACTGTTGCAACTACTGTTTTTGAGACCAATGTAGTAACAAGTTAACTTCATGAGCTTTGCTTCTGTATTTCAGCCACTCCTCGGATCCATTGTGACAATGTCAGCACCACATATATTTGCGCCAATCCAATGTTCCATACTCGAATGAAGCATGTTGCTATTGATTTTCACTTTGTTCTTGAACAAGTTCAAAACAAGGATATTGAAATTCAACACCTTCACTCAAATGATCAAGTGGCAAATATACTCACCAAACCATCTTCGAAGGCCTCTTTTGTCAAGCAATTTTCCAAGTTGGGTGTTGTTGACACCACCAACTTGAGGGTGCATAATAGCCGATGATTACCTTATTGACTTTAGATTACTGCTCAAGATTTCTATTTTAGGAATTATTTTAGTAGTTCCTACCTTTTAGGAATTTATTATAACTTTCTCCTCCCATTATGCTCAGTTTTGATAGTCATtatctttttcaattttttttttttttttttttggtacaacTGATGTACATCTTCTTTATATATACTTTGCCATATGATCAATAGTAAAAACTCATTATTTTGGCATCTTCTATTTTCTCTAGATAGGCTGTTGCAGCCACTTCATCCAAACATCCCTTTTGTCCAATAACCATGATGAACTCTCTACAATGATAAAAGCCATGAAATTTACAGTTAAATCATCACTTATTTGGATACTAAATCAATCAACAATTATGCTAAGTTTCTCAAACCAAAAGATTAAAAACAACAAATCTTCTAATGTTAGCTTAGATCATGGATAAGAAGTTCTTGATAAATTTCAAGGTGCTAAATTATGTTGGCGCTTTCATATGGAAACATTCATAAGTGATTTTACAATGCGCGAGCCTAATTCTCTTCCGTTTGGGGAAAAAAGTCACACAATTACTTTCGATCATCTGTACATAGAAATTTTTACTGGAAATACTTGAAATATGTAATGGTGAAAGGTAAGTAAATTGAGTTCAATCTGAACAATTAAGTGTTCCTACTTGAGTTTGAGGTGAATGTTAATAGATTAGTTAACTTCCTTCTACTTTGGGATCTGCATTAGTTGtgacatatttattttcattttaatttagaaatATTCTATAATAtccgtataatatttacttttcttttactttaggATCTATAAGAAAAtagcatattttaattattttattcccTTTAGTACCTATGAATGGTGATGTACTCctttgttttgaattaatgcAATGAGTAATCATTCATTTTCTCTTTgagtttctttcattttttaatataacatatacttataaatTTGTCTTTACATTGTATTTATTGTAGATTTATTGTGTAAAGGAAGATAAAGTAGAAAGATTTGCATGTAATACAGGGTTGGTACCAAGAATGAAATGCTTATATTCTCTTAGAGAAAAATAATGATACATGTATCCTTCTCTACATATTCTATGCCTATCTTATTGGTTCAATAATCAAATGGAATCCCTTTTGGATCCAAACAACTCTTAAATCATCAAAGTAGAACTCTTTTTTGGCCCCATATATCACTCAGCTACAAGCAGGCAAAAGAACATATGGTAAGTGTACAAATACAATAGAGAATGGCCCGACCGATATCGGCTCTGTTGAATTGACAAATATAGGCTCCAATGAAGGTATATTCCCAGATGAATCGATAGTTAGAGCATTTCCATTTAGCAGCATTGTCTGGCTTTGTAAATCTCCATCTTTTGCTGTTAAATGGTATTCTTCTCTTGTATTTGATGCTATTTTGCTACCTTTAGGTAGCTTAATTGAACTCTTTCTGTggctatgatgatgtatgtgcTTTCGCCGATGTAACATAGTACCGTTAAAATCAACTTTGGCATGGATGGTAGTTTTCCCATCAAGGTTGATCAACAATAAGGTGATACCTTGCTGCAAATGGAAGTTGCTCTTTTCAGGTCAAATGTACAATATAGCTAGTGTCTATGTAAATAAAGAATATATTCATTTCAACTTACAGATTCCTTCGCACAATGAGCGTAGGCGCGTATTTTCTTTGTCCCTGAGAAACTTGTTGATAAAACGTTCCTTCCCATCAATCGGTGCCAAAGAAGAGCACTGCAGCAAGGAAAGTTGTATTCATTAAACAATAACTAAAGATGATAAGAGATATTCTTATCTGTTCCATTTTATATgatgctttttcctttttagtgaGTGGTAGCTATTTATGATACTATGTGTGAGACCAGATGTCCATACAATATGCATGGGATTAGCCGCTTTAGTGGGATCTTTTTTCCTGATTGAAGGAGAAATCACCAAACATCTAGCATTCCCTCACGCTTGGCGCCGATGAAGTTTttattttgagagaaaaaaagatgacTATGCCTTCCCATATGAATACTAAGTAATAATAGCATGGCACTTCGTATTCGATATGAGAAACTTTTGTactattttcttttccaaaacaTTAGATTCTGTAAGGAGAGAGTAGTATGAGTATGGGCTATTTCAGATTTTCTCTTTATCTACCAGGGGTTCCAACACGAACGACTCCTTTCTTTAATTGGAACGCTTTCGCTCTAAActtcgtgtctagtcaaacacCGCCATATAAATTGATAAATTGAAACAGGGGGAGTACTGCTTTACCTGTAGTAATCTGGATTTGGTACAAAGGTAGTTGTATTGAGTAAACCATAGTTTCCACCAATCAGTGTTTGTCGACAGTATGTCTTGGTATCATAGGCAGCCGACATCCCAAGCTGGTCCAAATACCTATAATAATTCCAAATTCCGAATCCAACGCTACTCAGGATAATGTATATACAATCAGAGAGTTGAATATTATATTTGAGCTTTGATTACCAGAAGCTAAAAGCAAAGGCATTTGTGACATGGTTGCGGCCACTGTTGTAAGCCCCTCCAGCCTCACCAACCCAGGCAACCACTGAACTGTCAGAGGTCTTTAGGACATTCTGAAATTTGCTGAATGTGTTAGCCTCTCCATCGAGATAAGATGGATCGAGGATTTTTTCAATAAGGTGTTCATCTCTTCCTATAAATCAAATGCAAAATCCCATGTTAACAACATcgacaacatacccagtgtaatccaaCAGGTGGagtctggagagggtagagtgcatgcagaccttaccctgcCTCGTTGAGGTAGAGAGGCTTTTTCCGAAATTAATTACATTACAGTTTTGGACCCCTCAAAAAGAATAATAGCCAACTCATGTACAGGTTTTGCATAATAggcataaatatacatattgtagacacaaaatatacatataatatacataattatacacatgatatacacaATCAGTGTATATATTTcgtatattttggctagcgccCGTAATTAATTTCGACGGACGGGCCAAGAATGGAAAAATCCATAAACATCGAGATGATGTTAGACTACAAAACCAGATCATATTCAGGTTTTGCTATAGCATACCTGGACCGAGGTTATATATGTGGTGAGTAGCCACATCAAATGATTTCCCggctttatttattaattcctTGAACCAGTCTTCATCAAAGAAACCTCCTGGTGCGAGGACCAATGGTTTAGTTTCGGAATTCTTGTAAGCATCTTGCACTATTTTGTACAAGGCAATTGTATCAGATGCATATTGATTTGCTGCAACTCTGGTTCCAACTCCACTTCCACTCAATTCATTCCCTAGAAAGAGAATTGACATCATTATGTTAAATTATTCAGATAGAGCTTTAGCATTATGTTAAATTATTCAGATAGAGCTTTAGCATTatgttatactccctccgtcccaaattaTGTAAAGGTGTTTGATTGGgtacggagtttaagaatgaaagaaagacttttgaagcTTGTGGtctataaacgttgatattggtgtGGCTAAATAATTTCAGTAGGGCTAAAgtggaaaaactaaagttaaattgttactaaatatagaaagttgTCATTCTTTTCGGGACtggctaaaaaggaaagagcttcacataaattggacagagggagtagcaTAGTTTTACGGACATGTTCTTGCATACAACTCATAGTTCACTAAGATTTTGTGGAAGTAGACAAAATGAAGAATACTATAGTCCTTACCGAGTTCCCAACCATGGATATCATATCCTTTTTTAACAGTATAACGTATAAGCGATTCAGCATTGCTTGGATCCCAAGCTCCGACGGATAAACCATCA is a window of Lycium ferocissimum isolate CSIRO_LF1 chromosome 12, AGI_CSIRO_Lferr_CH_V1, whole genome shotgun sequence DNA encoding:
- the LOC132039021 gene encoding heparanase-like protein 3 encodes the protein MGCLYLQKGVLVCICLFSLRFICGYSEVERVSGSVFIDGKNAIGKIDRHFICATLDWWPPEKCDYGTCAWEHTSFLNLDLNNIIFLNAIKAFSPLKIRLGGTLQDKVIYQTEDHKQPCVSFVRNTTEMFGFTPGCLPLSRWDELNAFFNKSGANIIFGLNALYGRSVHSDGLSVGAWDPSNAESLIRYTVKKGYDIHGWELGNELSGSGVGTRVAANQYASDTIALYKIVQDAYKNSETKPLVLAPGGFFDEDWFKELINKAGKSFDVATHHIYNLGPGRDEHLIEKILDPSYLDGEANTFSKFQNVLKTSDSSVVAWVGEAGGAYNSGRNHVTNAFAFSFWYLDQLGMSAAYDTKTYCRQTLIGGNYGLLNTTTFVPNPDYYSALLWHRLMGRNVLSTSFSGTKKIRAYAHCAKESQGITLLLINLDGKTTIHAKVDFNGTMLHRRKHIHHHSHRKSSIKLPKGSKIASNTREEYHLTAKDGDLQSQTMLLNGNALTIDSSGNIPSLEPIFVNSTEPISVGPFSIVFVHLPYVLLPACS